A genome region from Etheostoma cragini isolate CJK2018 chromosome 4, CSU_Ecrag_1.0, whole genome shotgun sequence includes the following:
- the tmem128 gene encoding transmembrane protein 128 isoform X2, which translates to MLNDSELATLRNRFKRDAEFLMQTTTNGDEDEKSQEEKDAKPLPRINRHSIFWIVASVGVTYYVDFLHNIIENNDIKSWWFNVGLILLGVCLSLAMFCIVYLEWFKGIQHYEQEYPAIPPITTAAFIAASGRLTPAAH; encoded by the exons ATGCTTAACGACAGTGAGTTAGCAACGTTGCGGAACAGATTTAAGAGAGATGCGGAGTTTCTTATGCAAACAACGACAAATGGTGACGAAGATGAAAAAA GTCAGGAGGAAAAAGATGCTAAACCTCTCCCTCGCATTAACAGACACTCCATTTTCTGGATCGTGGCATCTGTGGGTGTGACCTACTACGTGGATTTCCTCCACAACATAATTGAGAACAATGATATCAAAAG TTGGTGGTTCAATGTGGGTCTGATACTCCTtggtgtctgcctgtctcttgCCATGTTTTGCATTGTGTACCTGGAGTGGTTTAAAGGCATCCAGCACTACGAGCAAGAGTACCCTGCCATTCCGCCCATCACCACTGCAGCCTTTATTGCTGCATCTGGCAG ACTTACACCTGCAGCACATTGA
- the tmem128 gene encoding transmembrane protein 128 isoform X1 has product MLNDSELATLRNRFKRDAEFLMQTTTNGDEDEKSQEEKDAKPLPRINRHSIFWIVASVGVTYYVDFLHNIIENNDIKSWWFNVGLILLGVCLSLAMFCIVYLEWFKGIQHYEQEYPAIPPITTAAFIAASGSLNMALWPVWSFFTPLILFTQFMGVVMFISLLG; this is encoded by the exons ATGCTTAACGACAGTGAGTTAGCAACGTTGCGGAACAGATTTAAGAGAGATGCGGAGTTTCTTATGCAAACAACGACAAATGGTGACGAAGATGAAAAAA GTCAGGAGGAAAAAGATGCTAAACCTCTCCCTCGCATTAACAGACACTCCATTTTCTGGATCGTGGCATCTGTGGGTGTGACCTACTACGTGGATTTCCTCCACAACATAATTGAGAACAATGATATCAAAAG TTGGTGGTTCAATGTGGGTCTGATACTCCTtggtgtctgcctgtctcttgCCATGTTTTGCATTGTGTACCTGGAGTGGTTTAAAGGCATCCAGCACTACGAGCAAGAGTACCCTGCCATTCCGCCCATCACCACTGCAGCCTTTATTGCTGCATCTGGCAG CTTAAACATGGCCCTGTGGCCAGTGTGGTCCTTCTTCACTCCACTCATCCTCTTCACACAGTTCATGGGTGTGGTTATGTTCATCTCTTTGCTTGGATGA